The Cryptococcus neoformans var. neoformans B-3501A chromosome 4, whole genome shotgun sequence genome has a window encoding:
- a CDS encoding hypothetical protein (Match to EST gb|CF187247.1|CF187247), which produces MPPRRYPLNTSASKNSQAALTQRSLIDPHLEPQEGNQSQTHISSKYSKTLQSRTHAKKSLQQASSARPRGAGEAVGHDKCFGDEDSDSLDGIGEESGTDAEEQELNGIESDDLESADDAESQRPHKALKANHRLSVFPQIRTTAEVINNNGRHSPRDGRRPGDRLNRPVTVVRRNGVQCPSNPTAERASNASQQTSQETHSTGSRGISRGNSSSASAVPIHDSTNTPLQNMEQTSSREIGQPSQITRDSVTDRSRFSPWPTTHICKDLPESPIDTNIEEIYSILKAKQEYKSPFKTVLDRCCRLVARYYSIHTSSYTGGILCSLRYKHYLNSSILEMEEGEISPDIWFTNTTGDDILEKYAQFLDIEPAMLMMYYNDALSLAAQVLAPLRALPRLCWLIMSLLMKSKAFYLPLLGTKLMITLSMAPWLAISTTMPLTPSICIYRTYGRASHRSSHQPTYMMKKMWFFDSTIIAMTRKRMVASKLRSPLA; this is translated from the exons ATGCCTCCAAGAAGATATCCTTTGAATACCTCTGCCTCCAAGAACTCGCAGGCGGCATTAACCCAGCGTAGCCTTATTGATCCGCACCTCGAGCCTCAGGAAGGTAACCAGTCACAAACACATATCAGCAGCAAGTATTCAAAGACCCTACAATCAAGAACACATGCCAAAAAATCTCTTCAACAGGCCAGCAGCGCTAGACCACGTGGCGCAGGCGAAGCCGTTGGGCATGACAAATGCTTCGGAGATGAAGACTCCGATTCCTTGGATGGGATTGGCGAGGAATCAGGCACAGATGCAGAGGAGCAAG AACTGAATGGGATAGAATCGGATGATTTAGAATCAGCAGACGATGCTGAGTCGCAGCGCCCTCATAAAGCCCTCAAGGCCAATCATCGACTATCAGTT TTCCCCCAGATAAGAACAACGGCAGAAGTGATTAATAATAATGGTCGCCATTCACCGAGGGATGGCCGGCGGCCAGGCGACCGCTTGAACCGCCCGGTCACGGTTGTGAGGCGAAACGGTGTACAATGTCCTTCAAACCCGACTGCAGAAAGAGCCAGCAACGCTTCTCAACAAACCTCCCAAGAAACCCATAGTACCGGTAGCAGGGGCATATCAAGAGGCAATTCATCCAGCGCCTCAGCTGTTCCTATCCATGATTCCACTAATACA CCTCTTCAAAATATGGAACAGACATCCTCCAGGGAAATTGGACAACCCAGCCAAATCACTAGGGATTCGGTTACAGACAGGTCACGATTTTCTCCCTGGCCAACAACTCACATATGCAAAGATCTCCCAGAGTCTCCTATCGACACCAATATTGAGGAAATATACAGCATCCTGAAGGCCAA ACAAGAGTACAAGAGTCCCTTCAAGACTGTTCTTGACCGTTGTTGCAGACTTGTTGCTCGTTACTATTCAATCCACACATCCTCATATACTGGAGGGATATTGTGTTCCCTTAGGTACAAACACTACCTTAACTCATCCATCCtagaaatggaagagggagaaatTTCCCCTGATATATGGTTTACAAACACCACAGGTGATGATATTCTTGAGAAGTATGCGCAATTCTTGGACAT CGAGCCTGCCatgttgatgatgtatTACAACGACGCTCTCAGCCTAGCTGCCCAAGtccttgctcctcttcgaGCGCTTCCAAGATTGTGTTGGCTAATCATGAGCCTACTGATGAAGTCGAAGGCATTTTACCTGCCTCTGCTCGGAACAAAACTGATGATAACACTGTCTATGGCACCGTGGCTCGCTAT ATCCACCACCATGCCATTGACGCCAAGCATATGTATATATCGAACATACGGCAGAGCTTCTCACAGATCCTCTCATCAGCCAACTTacatgatgaagaaaatgtGGTTCTTCGACTCGACCATCATAGCTATGACAAGGAAGCGCATGGTGGCTTCAAAACTGAGGTCCCCGCTAGCCTAA
- a CDS encoding hypothetical protein (HMMPfam hit to RVT, Reverse transcriptase (RNA-dependent DNA polymerase), score: 66.3, E(): 8.1e-17; HMMPfam hit to rve, Integrase core domain, score: 102.5, E(): 1e-27), with the protein MPPKGQTLKDTPPSEEANASPVEGDINAQVAAVILHLSKLTSQQSLFGTQGNHKPREVTIPQASSIPNFTGPIRDAPAVLLHIDRLEKLLRTNSLFSPQDDDAQTEKLRVIILEVANNSIECTALKAWVRTTGRMMEADGESGWDAWTVAFKKAAMPLAWDQKELRSLLRLQFNQVSDWETFDNQAIQHRHNLMGTDLYPSDTSMATLYRGACPEPLFIPQNPLPYYLSPAGKHIRELFAKENRCKDCRKVGHNFKTCPNRRGPTRVNSRHVDNHEVLIQELTSQLDDHLQLETSIDSDETSYALFHPPLVIQASAAADGRTSIAPPPPLRFLLDTGAGTSFFDPSVVARLGWKVRKDAVERTVRLAGGKPGPVVRDVTSGTFRVRHAIYSGEGVVMELNVSQTPVAPQPSAITTKFSAIPSSNSVSLGAAETASYAEIIAQLKNDFAEVFCDKLGDVADFPSITKTKSGVRFEIILKPNATPSHAAPYRVPETLLPRFREMIAEHLNAGRLRYSSSPWASPAFLVKKPNGQHRLVCDFRALNNQTVPDMYPMGNIQDILHRAARRGNLFAKLDCKDAFFQTLMKDDDIHKTAITTPLGLLEWVVMPQGIRNAPAAQQRRINEALQGLAGECCEAYVDDIIIWGTDSEDLRRNCFYLTETSFLGHVIRPGQILPDPTKIARIEQFPHPTTPKALHSFLGLLNYLREFIPSLATHASVLHACLPPNTAAEKAYYRHLKEHKGRLQESWQGWRWNYGPKERVAFDALRRAVSTVPCLTTIDYDAVKAGTLKVFLTTDASKVGMGAWIGVGTTKENAQPVAYDSRSFNSAQRNYSTHERELLAIVHSLDHWRPFLYGIPVYAFTDHFTLKWFLGQRNLSSRQIRWLDILKDFDVRIEYIKGEHNVLADHLSRHIGSDTLPPTDPALPETDNCILAPVVTFAPTLAPEIIRTIAQGYDRENLFKDWLADPTTAPGVSTIPHDTHTLLLLDNHLCIPDVDTLREDLMHQAHEGTAAHLGIEKTVEVLREGYFWEGLVGDANASTKKPVGPLHPLPVPRDKFDDIAMDFVGPLPSAGGHDYLLTITDRLTGFIELVPCSTTLNARDLALLFWNCWVSRYGLPLSITSDRDALFTSRFWTTLWDEQGVRLKMSTAFHPQTDGTSERSNKTVGQLLRSWVNRQGTSWAKFLPRISQAMNNTVRRSTGYSPIQLVFGRRLRTLPGIARPPPFTCESVPTRADWTAAAAQQDLFLADAQDNLVLAKHRMAIQANRHRRSEIIYNVGDWVWLDTRNRLKEFKSGDGDFRAAKFFPRFQGPYKVLAAHSDCSVYTLDLPDSPSGSYTKFHANCYDSSPTRSGLGDEIESRSLTKQ; encoded by the exons ATGCCCCCCAAGGGTCAAACGCTCAAAGACACTCCTCCCTCGGAGGAGGCAAACGCATCTCCTGTCGAAGGAGACATCAATGCTCAGGTGGCAGCAGTTATCCTCCACCTGTCGAAATTAACCAGTCAGCAAAGCCTCTTCGGTACTCAGGGGAATCACAAACCTCGAGAAGTAACTATCCCACAAGCCTCCAGCATTCCGAACTTTACTGGTCCCATTCGTGATGCTCCAgctgtccttcttcacattGATCGTCTAGAGAAACTTCTCCGGACTAATTCGCTTTTTTCCCCtcaagatgacgatgcCCAGACAGAGAAACTGCGAGTCATTATCCTGGAGGTGGCGAACAACTCTATCGAATGTACCGCGCTGAAAGCATGGGTGAGGACTACTGgtcggatgatggaagcagATGGCGAGTCGGGATGGGACGCATGGACAGTGGCTTTCAAAAAGGCAGCGATGCCGCTCGCCTGGGATCAGAAAGAACTTCGttccctcctccgcctACAGTTCAATCAGGTTAGCGACTGGGAAACCTTCGATAACCAAGCCATACAACACCGACACAATTTGATGGGCACTGACCTCTATCCCAGTGACACCTCTATGGCCACCCTTTACCGCGGCGCTTGTCCCGAGCCATTATTCATTC ctcaaaaccCCCTACCTTACTATCTCTCTCCTGCCGGTAAACACATTCGCGAACTTTTCGCCAAAGAAAACCGATGCAAGGACTGCCGCAAGGTGGGCCACAACTTCAAAACCTGTCCCAACCGCCGTGGTCCTACGCGTGTCAACTCTCGCCACGTCGACAACCACGAGGTTCTCATCCAAGAACTTACCAGTCAGCTTGACGATCATCTCCAGCTTGAGACGTCTATTGACTCAGACGAGACCTCGTACGCACtgtttcatcctcctctagTCATTCAAGcctctgctgccgctgaCGGACGTACCTCGATtgcccctccccctcctctccgatTTCTCCTCGACACGGGCGCTGGTACATCTTTCTTTGATCCGTCAGTGGTAGCTAGACTAGGTTGGAAAGTCCGAAAGGACGCAGTGGAGCGTACTGTGCGGTTGGCTGGTGGGAAACCTGGGCCGGTAGTCAGAGATGTGACGAGTGGAACGTTTAGGGTTCGACATGCAATATATTCAGGCGAAGGAGTTGTCATGGAGTTGAACG TTTCGCAAACTCCTGTCGCGCCTCAGCCTTCGGCGATAACCACCAAATTTTCGGCGattccttcatcaaattcTGTCTCTCTCGGTGCGGCCGAAACTGCTTCCTACGCCGAGATCATTGCACAACTCAAGAACGACTTTGCAGAAGTTTTTTGTGACAAACTGGGTGATGTAGCCGATTTCCCAAGCATTACGAAGACCAAGAGTGGTGTTAGGTTCGAAATCATCTTGAAACCTAACGCTACGCCCAGTCATGCAGCTCCCTACCGGGTTCCTGAAACTCTTTTGCCCCGTTTCCGTGAGATGATTGCTGAACATCTGAATGCAGGTCGTCTACGCTACTCTAGTTCTCCTTGGGCGTCACCTGCCTTTCTCGTCAAGAAACCCAATGGCCAACACCGTCTCGTCTGCGACTTTCGCGCACTCAATAACCAGACCGTGCCCGACATGTATCCTATGGGAAACATCCAGGACATCTTGCACCGTGCTGCTCGACGCGGCAATCTTTTCGCCAAGCTcgactgtaaggatgccttctttcagacgttgatgaaggacgaCGACATTCACAAGACGGCGATTACAACACCGCTTGGGTTGCTGGAATGGGTCGTCATGCCGCAGGGCATTCGGAATGCACCTGCTGCCCAACAACGTCGCATCAATGAAGCACTGCAAGGTCTCGCTGGAGAATGTTGCGAGGCGTacgtggacgatatcatcatctggggaACGGACAGCGAGGATCTTCGTCGAAATTGT TTCTACCTCACCgaaacctctttcctcggCCATGTCATCCGTCCTGGTCAGATACTCCCCGACCCCACGAAAATCGCACGCATTGAACAGTTCCCTCACCCCACGACTCCCAAGGCTTTACACTCGTTTCTTGGTTTATTGAACTATCTCCGTGAGTTCATACCCAGCCTTGCTACTCACGCTTCGGTCTTGCACGCATGTCTCCCTCCCAACACCGCCGCCGAGAAAGCCTACTACAGGCACTTGAAGGAGCATAAGGGCCGTTTGCAAGAGTCATGGCagggttggaggtggaacTATGGGCCTAAGGAACGGGTAGCCTTTGACGCTTTGCGTCGCGCCGTGAGTACTGTTCCCTGCTTGACTACAATCGActatgatgctgtcaaggctggtaCTCTCAAGGTTTTCCTCACCACAGATGCATCCAAAGTCGGCATGGGCGCCTGGATAGGCGTCGGTACTACCAAGGAAAACGCTCAACCTGTCGCCTACGACTCCCGCTCGTTCAACTCTGCACAACGCAACTACTCCACACACGAGCGCGAACTCCTGGCCATCGTCCATTCTCTTGATCATTGGCGCCCTTTCCTTTATGGTATTCCCGTGTATGCTTTCACAGATCATTTTACGCTCAAATGGTTCTTAGGTCAACGCAACTTGTCCTCTCGACAAATCCGCTGGCTGgacatcctcaaagacTTCGACGTTCGTATAGAGTATATCAAGGGTGAACATAACGTCTTAGCCGACCATCTTTCACGACACATTGGCTCCGACACTCTTCCGCCCACCGATCCCGCCCTGCCCGAGACCGACAATTGTATTCTCGCCCCCGTGGTCACCTTCGCTCCCACATTAGCACCGGAGATTATTCGTACCATTGCCCAGGGTTATGACCGTGAGAATCTGTTCAAGGACTGGCTCGCTGATCCTACCACAGCTCCTGGCGTCTCTACCATCCCCCATGACACTCatactctcctccttctcgataACCACCTCTGCATCCCCGACGTTGACACTCTTCGTGAGGACCTTATGCATCAAGCACATGAAGGCACTGCAGCACACTTGGGCATAGAGAAAACAGTGGAGGTATTACGTGAAGGCTACTTCTGGGAAGGCTTGGTTGGAGAT GCAAATGCATCCACCAAAAAACCTGTCGGTCCCTTGCATCCGCTGCCGGTCCCTCGCGACAAATTCGACGATATCGCTATGGATTTTGTTGGTCCTCTACCCAGCGCTGGCGGCCACGACTAtctcctcaccatcaccgACCGGTTAACTGGCTTCATCGAACTCGTCCCAtgctccaccaccctcaaCGCTCGCGACCtcgcccttctcttctggAACTGTTGGGTTTCTCGCTATGGCTTACcgctctccatcacctcgGATCGTGACgctctcttcacctctcgCTTTTGGACAACCCTTTGGGATGAACAGGGTGTCCggttgaagatgtcgaCTGCTTTTCATCCACAAACTGATGGGACTTCAGAGAGATCAAACAAGACAGTAGGACAATTGTTGCGGAGTTGGGTTAACAGACAGGGCACTTCATGGGCTAAGTTCCTTCCTCGTATTTCTCAGGCTATGAACAATACTGTCCGTCGCTCTACAGGGTACTCTCCCATTCAGCTTGTCTTTGGCCGCCGCCTCCGCACGCTTCCTGGCATCGCCCGCCCGCCACCCTTCACTTGCGAGTCCGTCCCTACTCGTGCTGACTGGaccgccgctgctgctcaacAAGATCTCTTCCTGGCCGACGCTCAGGACAACCTGGTCTTGGCTAAGCATCGCATGGCTATCCAAGCTAACCGCCACCGTCGGTCGGAGATCATTTACAATGTTGGAGATTGGGTCTGGTTGGATACTCGCAATAGACTCAAAGAGTTCAAGTCTGGTGATGGGGATTTCCGTGCTGCTAAGTTCTTCCCACGTTTCCAAGGTCCTTACAAG